Genomic window (Thermococcus sp.):
TGCCACGAATATCGTAAACGGTTCATACTCAATAAGGTCATAGAGCCTCAGCGCCGAGGAGAACGCAATATAACCCGGGAACAATGTCAGTGCCATTTTGTAAGGATTTTTTATCAAAGGCTTCCCCGGTTCCTCATTCACAAGATAGAGCCCTCTTTTAAGCCTGTACAGGTAACCCTTTCTCACAAGGCTTGAGAGCACTTTTTTGACCATGTTCCCACTTAACCTCGGAAACAGTCCCCTTATTTCCTCAACTGCCACAATGTCTGCACTCTTAAGGATGCGGATTATCTCCTGCTCAGTCCTTGAAAGGTAGTAATTTTTCATCATATAGTGACTGTTTTGGTCACTAACTTAATAAATTTTCCGGTAAATATCTCCCAGCAGTTCTTCGATGACCTTCATGTATACTCCCTTTTTTCTTTTGAAAAGCCTCGTCCTTCACGGCGGGGAGGAGGTCAGATAGAGCACTGCCGTAATCCGCCTTTCACTTAAACCCGGCTCCCGGACAGTCTTCAGTATAAACGTCATTTCCCAAAAGAACCATGGAAATTATTATAAATCTACCTTCCCTCGGAAGCCTATCTTTTAAGGAAGGAATGAAGTCAGCAAAATTCTTTTATATCAACCCAAGGTTAAGAGAGTCAGGTGGCAGCGATGAAAGCGCTTATTTTATCCGGTGGTCACGGTACTAGACTCCGCCCGTTAACCTATTCCCAGCAGAAGCAGCTCATCCCGGTTGCCAACAAGCCGGTGCTCTTCTATGCAATCGAGGACGTGATAAACGCCGGAATCCACGAGGTTGGAATCATCGTCGGTCCAAATTCGGAACAGGTTAAGAAGACCGTCCTGAGCAGGGAATGGGACGCCGACATAGAGTTCATCTATCAGGGAGAGCCCAAAGGCTTAGCGCATGCAATTCTAGTGGCTGGGGAATTCCTCGGCGATGATAACTTTGTCATGTATCTCGGTGACAACATCCTCCGCGAGGGAATAGCCGAACACTTGGAGTATTTTAAGAAGGGGAACTTTGATGCCAGTATACTCCTTCAGGAGGTTCCCAATCCAAGGCAGTTTGGCGTTGCAGAGCTGAGCAAAGACGGGAAGACCATAAAACGCCTCGTTGAGAAGCCCGAAATCCCACCGAGCAATCTGGCCCTCGTTGGAATATACTTCTTCAAGCCGGTCATCCATGAGGCCGTTGCCGACATAAAACCCTCATGGAGGAACGAGCTTGAGATAACAGACGCGATACAGTGGCTGATTGATCACGGCTACAAGGTTGGCTGGACAAAGGTTACTGGCTGGTGGAAGGACACCGGAAAACCGGAGGACATACTCGACGCCAACAGGCTGATACTGGATGATATAAGAACCGACATAAAGATCATGACCAAGGCTAGAATTCACGGCAGAGCCGTCATTGGAGAGGACACCGAGATAGACGGGAACACCGTAATAAAAGGCCCGGTGGTCATAGGAAAGAACTGCAGGATCAAAAACTCCTACATCGGACCCTACACGAGCATCGGCGACAATGTCGTCATTGAAAACACCGAGATTGAGGACTCAATAATCCTCGAGGGGAGTGAAATAAGGAACGCTGGCAGGATCGTGGAGAGCCTTATCGGACGGGGCGTGAAGATAATTAACGGAACCAGCCACCCCTTCGGCAGAAAGCTGGTCATCGGAGACAACTCAAGGCTGATACTGTGAGGTGGAATGATGAGGCTTTTGGTAACCGGTGGGATGGGGTTCATAGGGAGCAACTTCATCCACTACATCCTGGAAAAACACCCCGGCTGGGAAGTGATAAACCTCGATAAGCTCGGCTACGGCTCAAACATTGCAAATCTTAGGGATATTAAAGATGATTCAAGGTACACCTTCGTCAGGGGCGACATAACGGAATTTAAGCTCGTTAAAGGGCTGGTTAAGAAGGCGGACGCAGTTGTGGATTTTGCAGCCGAAAGCCATGTGGACAGGAGCATCTCCAGCCCTGAACACTTCCTAGAGAGTAATGTCATCGGCACTTACACGATCCTCGAAGCGATAAGGAAGGAGAACCCCGAAGTGAGGCTAGTTCACGTGAGCACGGATGAGGTTTACGGAGATATTTTGGAGGGTTCTTTTACGGAGAAAGACGCTCTGATGCCTTCATCACCCTACTCCGCAACAAAGGCCGCGAGTGACGTTCTCGTTCTTGGCTGGGCGAGGACCTACAACCTTAACGCCTCCATAACGAGGTGCACCAACAACTACGGCCCCTACCAATTCCCGGAAAAGCTCATCCCCAAGACAATAATAAGGGCCAGCATGGGGCTGAAGATACCGATCTACGGCACCGGTCAGAACGTGAGGGACTGGCTCTACGTCGAAGACCACGTGAGGGCAATTGAGCGGGTTCTCCTAAAAGGAGAGCCAAGGGAAATCTACAACATCTCTGCCGGTGAGGAGAGGACCAACGTCGAGGTCGTCAGGACTATCCTCAGTCTCATGGGCAAGGATAAGACTCTGATAGAGTTCGTCGAGGACAGGCCGGGCCATGATTTAAGGTATTCGCTCGACCCGTGGAAGATAACGAGGGACTTGAAGTGGAGGCCGAGGTACAGCTTTGAGGAGGGCATGGAGAAGACGGTCAGATGGTACCTCGAAAACGAATGGTGGTGGAGGCCCCTTGTTAACGAGAAAGTCCTGCATCCAACACCCTGGAAGCTGGGATGGTGAGAAGCTTTAAATATGTGTATACACATAATTATGCGTGGTGATAACATGCCAACGATGACCCTCTCGATACCCCCAGATATTTACAGGCGTATGAAAAAGCACCCGGAAATCAAGTGGAGCGAAGTGGCAAGGAGGGCCATAGCGGAGTACATTATGGAACTCGAGAACTCACGAATTGAAATGTCTATGGGGGAATTCCGGGAAATTCTTGGCAAGGAAACGGTTGGAGACATAGAGTCAATCCCAAACGAGGCCTATGACGGGTATCACAAAAAAACGAGGGATTTAGAATGGGAGAGGACAAAAAGAAACTCTACGACACAAACATCCTAATCGACCTCGTTAAAAGGGGCAAGAGTCCAAGAGAGGGATACACGACGACCTTGAACCTCGTGGAGTACCCAAGGGCAATATCCTTGGACTTAAATGTTATCATACCCTCCCCAAAGGAATATGCCCTGGCCGTTAAGCTCTCAGAGAAGCTGGTAAAGGCCGGCACTCCAGTTCCAGCTGTGGATGTGGTGATAGCGGCCGTTGCAATATCAAGGAACATGACAGTCATTACAAGGGACGAACACTTCTCATGGATAGAGAATATTGCCCCGGAACTTCAGCTTGAACCTGGTTGAATGAGGTGATGTTATGCCGTTCGAGTTCAAACGCCTTGAAATCCCCGACGTCCTCCTGATCAGGCCAAAAGTCTTTGAGGACGAGAGGGGCTTCTTTATGGAGACCTACAAGAAGTCTGACTTTGAGAAAGCCGGAATAAAAGGTGACTTCATCCAGGATAATCATTCAAAGTCTAGATACGGCGTTCTAAGGGGACTGCACTTCCAGCGTGAGCCTTACGCCCAGGCCAAGATCGTTAGGGCCGTTAGGGGCATAATCTACGATGTGGCAGTTGACTTGAGGAAGAACTCGCCGACCTTCGGCAAGTGGGTCGGTGTTATCCTCTCGGAGCACAACAAATACCAGCTTTACATCCCGAGGGGCTTTGCCCACGGCTTCCTTGTGTTGAGCGACGTTGCGGAAGTGGTCTACAAGGTCGACAACGTCTACGCCCCAGACTATGAGGCGGGGATAATCTGGAACGATCCCGACATAGGGATAGAGTGGCCGGTTGATGAGCCAATAGTCTCCGAGAAGGACGGAAAGTGGCCAACACTGAAGGGGGCAGTTGAGAAGGGCTGGGCCTTCTGAGGTGTTTCAGATGAGAGTTGTGATAGTAGGGGCCAACGGCCAGCTTGGAACCGATCTGGTGAAGGTCTTTGGGGAAGACCCATACTTCGAGGTCGTCCCGCTGACTCACAGAGACCTTGACGTTGCCGTTCCCAAGACCCTGAATGTGCTGAAAGAGCTGAAGCCTGACGTCATCATCAACACGGCCGCCTATGTGAAGGTTGACGATGCCGAGCTCTACCCGGAGAAAGCTTCTGCTGTCAACGCCATCGGCGCGCTGAACGTTGCGAGGGTTGCCGAGGAAATCGGTGCAATCAACGTCTACATAAGCACTGACTACGTCTTTGACGGCGAGAAGGGGGAACCATACGCTGAGGACGACGTTCCGAACCCGATAAACGTCTACGGGACGAGCAAGTACATGGGAGAGATACTCACGAGAAATTATTCTAGGAAGCACTACATCATCAGGGTTGCAAGCCTTTACGGAAAGGCGGGAGCAAGCGGAAAGGGCGGGAACTTCGTTGAGTGGGTCATTGAGAAGGCGAAGCTCGGGAAGGAACTGAAAATCGTGAACGACCAGTTCATGAGCCCTACCTACACGATGGACGTTGCGAGGACTCTGAAGGAGTTCCTGAAGTCGAAGCCGGAGTTCGGGGTCTACCACATGGTAAACGAGGGCTACTGCTCATGGTATGAGTTCACCAGAGCGATATTTGAAATCCTGGGCTGGGACGTTGAAGTGAAGCCCATAAAATCGAGCGAGCTCAACAGGCTGGCAAGGAGACCGAGGTTCTCTGCACTGGAGAACGCGGGGCTTCATGGACTCAGCCTGAGGATGCCCGGCTGGAAGGAAGGGCTAAAAGAATACCTAATAGAACCACCACGCTCTCCAGCGACCGCAGAAGTCGTATAACAAGCGGTGTAGTTTTCTCCTGAAAACCAGCCCATGAGTAAAAGCGCTGCACAACCCCAGACGGGTTATCTCTCATAGTTAAACATGGATGATTACCAATCGAGAGTGAAATTATTCCGGAGCATTTCAAAATAATTTTGCTTTAGATAAAAGCAAAGGTTTATATAGTTAAAACACCTAGTGTTACATGAGGAGTGCCCTGTAGGGGAGACCGAAGTGAGGGCTTCACCCTGATGGATCTAACCTAAACTAGTGGCCCACGATTAGAGGGTCATGGGATCGCTAGCTATGGAAAGACCACTAAGGGTGGAAAATTTACTCAGCCTCATCTGCTGGGGTGCCCCTCACTATTCTATGTGCCCAAAAAGTTGGTGACAAAGGTTTACATTTCCAGGTTCGGGTTCGAAGCCCCACGGCCCACTATTAGTCTCAAAGCGCCGTTTTTATCAGGATTAGAATCCCTATGAGTAGTATCACCAGATTTATGACCGGTTTTAACATTTTCTTTTCCATCCCAGAACCCACGTGAGTCCCAAGGTAAACCCCCGGAATCGTTCCCGCTATCAATAGGCCGGCCAGATTGTAATCCACGCTCCTCATGCTCGCATAGCTTAGAAAGCTCATGATGGATAAAGCCAAACCGTAGAGTATCGTTATTCCAACGACCTCTCTCGGATTAACCCTCGCGACGTTCATCAGGGCGAAGCTAACTATAACCCCTGCTCCAACCGAAGTGAACTGGACGGTTAGGCCAACGATGAAGCCGAGGAGGTAAACGTAGGCCCACCTCGGCCTTAGGGGGATCCCCACTTCCCCCTTCAGTATGCCCAATGTTGCCGTAACAACCAGGATTGCGCCCAGAAGAGGCGTCAGGTAGCTGTTGAGGGCCTCCTTTGGAATTTGCCTAACTGCGTAGCCCCCCATGAGCACCGCTGGAACACTCCCTGCGAGGAGTCTAAGGACTATGCCCCTCCGCACGTGCCCCTTCTTGCCGTGGAAGAAAACTCCAAAAACCCTTGTGACCGTTGCGTAGAGCAAGTCGGTTCCCACCGCGGTTAAAGGATCCACGCCGAGAAAGATAAGAGAGGGCGTCATCAGGGAGCCCCCACCCATGCCGGTGAGCCCTATCAGGAAGCCCACAATGAAGCCGAGGACAACGAAGAGTATCACCGAATCACCTCAGTGGAGGTAGCCCAGCTCCCTTGCCTTGGCTATGACGGCCTCGACTTCTTCTTCCGGCGTCATCTTCGAGCTGTCCACTTTGACCTCTGGATTCTCCGGTTCCTCGTAGACCCCATCGTAGCCAGTTAAACCCTTTATTTCTCCCATGATTGCCTTTGCGTAGAGCCCCTTGGGGTCGCGCTTGATTCTGACTTCAAGGGGGGCATAGACGTAGACCTCAATGAAATCCCCTATCTCCTTTCTCGCGTATTCTCTAACTGCCCTATACGGCGAAATCAGGGAGACTATCGCCACAACCCCGTTCCTGCTAAGGAGCTTGGCCATGTGGATTACAATCCTGTTGTGCATTTCCCTGGCTTCCTTGGAAAAGCCGAGCTCTGGGTAGAGGGTCTTCCTTATCGTGTCCCCGTCGAGTATTTCAACGCGGTAACCCATCTCCCTCAGCCTTTTTGCTAGCTTTACAGCTAAAGTTGTCTTTCCAGCCCCGCTGGGCCCGGTGAGCCAGATTGTGAATCCTTTCTTGAGGTTCTTGAGTCCGGTCATTTCAGCTCCCCCCGATTCTAAGGGGTGGTTGGAATAGTGGGAAGGGGTCAGAGGATGCTCCTGCCCCTCAGCCCATTGGCTTCCTCCTTCAGGCCAAAGAGGGTAAGCACCGTCGGGGCCACATCGTATATTTCGAGTTGTGTCTGCTTCCCCTCATCAAACCCCGGCAGGTAGAGCGAGAAAACCCCAACCTCCGAGTGATTGGCGTCGTCCGGACCGGTGTCGTTCTCAGGCAGGTAATTGCTCGGATGGCCAACGGTTCCTGCCGCACGCCAGTTCAGGTTGTCGAAGTAGACCATGATGTCCGGCTTGCTACCCTTAGTGACCGGGTAAATATCCTCAGGGTAGTAAACCCGGGTGTCCCACTTCTCACCGTTCGGACCCCTAATCGAGCGTATCTGCTCCGCAACCTCATCCCTCACCTTTTCAAACTTCGAAAGCGGCACTCTCCCCTCTTTCTCCCTCCCAAGGACGTTTAGGAAGACACGCGAGTAGTAGCCGCCCCAACCCCAGGCCGTTGTCTCCTTCCAATCCACATCAAGGCGCTCGAAGCGCTTGACTTTCCCGTCGTGGAGAACCTCAGGATCCCTCACCTTCAGCAAACCCTCCTCAGCCAGCCACTGGTTGACCGCGAAATTCCCGTGCATGCCCTTTATACCGTGGTCGGAAACTACCATAACGGCCGTTTCACCGAAGTCAATCAGCTTGAGCGTCTTCCCAATTTCCCTGTCCAAGAGCTTCCAGTAGTCGGGAATAACCGTCTCGTATTTGTTCCCCCTTCCGGGGTAGAGGTGGTGCTCTGGATCGAAGTACCTCCAGAAGGCATGGTGAACCCTGTCGAGGCCTATCTCGACGAAGTGGAAGTAGTCCCACTCCTTCTCCTGGAGCAGGTACCGTATCACCTCAAACCTCTTCTCCGTCATCTCCCAGAGACCATCCCTAACCTCATCCTTCGCCTCCTTCCTGAAGGGGACGTCGAAGATGTACTCGCCAACGAGTCTCTCAATCTCACCCTTCAACTCCTTCGGGTAAGTGTAGTCCACGCTCGCATCTGGTGTTATGAAACAGCTGACAAGGTGACCGTTGATAGGCTTTGGCGGGTAGGTCGGCGGGACGCCAACTATAACCGACTTCCTCCCCTTCTTCCCAAGGTAATCCCAGAGCGTCAGCTCTTTAACCTTCTTGCTGTGGGCTATCCAGTAGTCCGTGTAACTGTATCCAGTCCTGTGCCTGAAGCCGTAAAGACCAAGCTCACCAGGCGTCTTCCCGGTAACCATCACCATCCACATGGGGATCGTTATAGCTGGAATCCCGGTCTTCATCGGCCCATGAATCGAGCGCTCGATGAGCTTCCTGAGGTTAGGTAGTTCGTTGTAGAACTTCCCGAATAGCAGTTCAGGCGGAGCGGAGTCAAGGCCTATGACGAAGAGCTTTTTAGTCTCTGCCATCCCTTCCTTAACCTTCTCCTCAAACATATCTCACCACCCCATCTGACTTTCTATAAGCTGCAATACCTCTTCAACCTTTCCTTTCTCGCAGATGCAACCCAAAACCTCCCTCTTTCCGCCCGCGTTCGCTCCAAGCTGTCTAACCCCCTCAATGAGGTTCACCATGTTGAACCCTTCCGCTACTTCCGGTGAAACCCTGAAGTAGAGCTGGGCTTTACCGTGGAAGTCCTCGTTGATGACAACCGCCCCCCGGTATTTCATTCCCCACACAAACCTTCTGGCAACCTTCGAGATTACATTGTATGGACTCCTGAAGCGGCTGAAAGCGAAGCCGTTCCTTTCTTCAACGACTGAAAGGGCATCCTCAATGGCTCTTCTTATCGCTTCTGCTTTTTTTACCCAGGGCTCATAGTCGGGGAGTTCTCTGATTTCGTTCTCAAGGAGAACCATCACCGCTTCCTCAACCGCCCCCCTGTCCATGGCTATATAATTGGAATCCATCAACTCGACGAGCTTTAGGGCCTCCTCCTTGGAAATTCCCTCCTCCTTCAGGAGCTTCCCAACGAACTCCAGCTCAAAGGCCTTCTCACCGATATCCCCAGCTACCCCGAGGGCGGTCCACGCGTTGAAGGTATCAAAGTGCTCCGAGACCACGAGGGAGCAGGAGGGGTAATAGCTGCCGTCCAGCGAGGGATTCACCTGCTTCACAAGGGGGTTCTTGATTTTCGGCTGGGTGTGGTGGTCTATGAAGAGGGTCGGAACCTTTACCTTCTCAACCTCCCCCGGCACGTTGAAGTCAAGGACGTAGAGCTTTTCCACCCCATCCATAACCCTCCATATCCTCCCGTCAAACCTGAACTCTCCTATTGGAGCAGTCATGTTGGTGAACCCTTCCATTCCCAGTGCCTTTATGAGAAGCGCCGCTGAGGTTATCCCGTCCGTGTCCCAGTGGTGAACTATGAGGTGCATAAGTCTCACCCACTTAGCCCTTGGTTGAATCTTTGAGGAATTCCTCCAGTTCCCGAAACTCCTCAAGAAGATAGAATGCATTAACCCCGTAGTTTTTGGCACTTTCGACCTGGAATTTGTCGTTTGAGACCAGGGCGCTCCTCCGGGAGTGAGCCACACTTATGTAGAAAGAGTCTATTGCCCGACAGCCAGTTTGAAAGGCAATTTCGAAGGAGATCTCCCTGAGTCCGCATGTATCAACTGTTTCTATCTTCCCGACGAGAAGCTCATACAGGCTCATGGCCTCATCCTTGGGCATCCTTCTGACTAGTTGGCCGATGAGTTCTACTTTGAAAATATCCGGTTCGGCTACTGGAATTTTCAGCTCTTGGATAAGTCGAAAGAGATTTTTGGCAAGTTCAGTTCTTTTTTTGTCGTATTCAAACAGGGCGTCGATGAACACTGAAGTATCAACCACTATCATCGCCGCTCCTCCAAGAACTCTTTGAGAGCATCTTTCTCAACTTTTCTGCTGAAGTTCTCGATGATATCTGCTATTCCCATCTCAATGATGACTTTCCCATGGATCCCCTCCTTGAATCGGACCTTCTTCACAGGCTTAAAGACCCCGTTCTTGTAAACGACCTCAATCTCCTCCATATTGTCCACCGAAATAGGATGGTGAAGGAAAGATATAACCCTTTCACTCCACGAACGGGTTCTCGAAGCTCCTGACGACCTCGTAAACCTCCGGCCGCATCATGTACTCCGGCGGCTGTTCGCCAGCCATTATCATCTTCCTGAGCTTGGTCCCACTTATGTGAACGTGGAATTCCTCACCATGCGGGCATATCTTGGCGTTCACCATTCCACCGCACTTCTTGCAGTAGAAGGCCTCCCTTATGAACATCGGCGTTATCCCAAGATCCGGGAAGTTGTCGAAGGTGTCCCAGGCCTCGTAGGGCCCGTAGTAGTCGCCGACG
Coding sequences:
- a CDS encoding glucose-1-phosphate thymidylyltransferase, whose translation is MKALILSGGHGTRLRPLTYSQQKQLIPVANKPVLFYAIEDVINAGIHEVGIIVGPNSEQVKKTVLSREWDADIEFIYQGEPKGLAHAILVAGEFLGDDNFVMYLGDNILREGIAEHLEYFKKGNFDASILLQEVPNPRQFGVAELSKDGKTIKRLVEKPEIPPSNLALVGIYFFKPVIHEAVADIKPSWRNELEITDAIQWLIDHGYKVGWTKVTGWWKDTGKPEDILDANRLILDDIRTDIKIMTKARIHGRAVIGEDTEIDGNTVIKGPVVIGKNCRIKNSYIGPYTSIGDNVVIENTEIEDSIILEGSEIRNAGRIVESLIGRGVKIINGTSHPFGRKLVIGDNSRLIL
- the rfbB gene encoding dTDP-glucose 4,6-dehydratase, giving the protein MRLLVTGGMGFIGSNFIHYILEKHPGWEVINLDKLGYGSNIANLRDIKDDSRYTFVRGDITEFKLVKGLVKKADAVVDFAAESHVDRSISSPEHFLESNVIGTYTILEAIRKENPEVRLVHVSTDEVYGDILEGSFTEKDALMPSSPYSATKAASDVLVLGWARTYNLNASITRCTNNYGPYQFPEKLIPKTIIRASMGLKIPIYGTGQNVRDWLYVEDHVRAIERVLLKGEPREIYNISAGEERTNVEVVRTILSLMGKDKTLIEFVEDRPGHDLRYSLDPWKITRDLKWRPRYSFEEGMEKTVRWYLENEWWWRPLVNEKVLHPTPWKLGW
- a CDS encoding PIN domain-containing protein, with the protein product MGEDKKKLYDTNILIDLVKRGKSPREGYTTTLNLVEYPRAISLDLNVIIPSPKEYALAVKLSEKLVKAGTPVPAVDVVIAAVAISRNMTVITRDEHFSWIENIAPELQLEPG
- the rfbC gene encoding dTDP-4-dehydrorhamnose 3,5-epimerase gives rise to the protein MPFEFKRLEIPDVLLIRPKVFEDERGFFMETYKKSDFEKAGIKGDFIQDNHSKSRYGVLRGLHFQREPYAQAKIVRAVRGIIYDVAVDLRKNSPTFGKWVGVILSEHNKYQLYIPRGFAHGFLVLSDVAEVVYKVDNVYAPDYEAGIIWNDPDIGIEWPVDEPIVSEKDGKWPTLKGAVEKGWAF
- the rfbD gene encoding dTDP-4-dehydrorhamnose reductase codes for the protein MRVVIVGANGQLGTDLVKVFGEDPYFEVVPLTHRDLDVAVPKTLNVLKELKPDVIINTAAYVKVDDAELYPEKASAVNAIGALNVARVAEEIGAINVYISTDYVFDGEKGEPYAEDDVPNPINVYGTSKYMGEILTRNYSRKHYIIRVASLYGKAGASGKGGNFVEWVIEKAKLGKELKIVNDQFMSPTYTMDVARTLKEFLKSKPEFGVYHMVNEGYCSWYEFTRAIFEILGWDVEVKPIKSSELNRLARRPRFSALENAGLHGLSLRMPGWKEGLKEYLIEPPRSPATAEVV
- a CDS encoding sulfite exporter TauE/SafE family protein; the encoded protein is MILFVVLGFIVGFLIGLTGMGGGSLMTPSLIFLGVDPLTAVGTDLLYATVTRVFGVFFHGKKGHVRRGIVLRLLAGSVPAVLMGGYAVRQIPKEALNSYLTPLLGAILVVTATLGILKGEVGIPLRPRWAYVYLLGFIVGLTVQFTSVGAGVIVSFALMNVARVNPREVVGITILYGLALSIMSFLSYASMRSVDYNLAGLLIAGTIPGVYLGTHVGSGMEKKMLKPVINLVILLIGILILIKTAL
- the cysC gene encoding adenylyl-sulfate kinase: MTGLKNLKKGFTIWLTGPSGAGKTTLAVKLAKRLREMGYRVEILDGDTIRKTLYPELGFSKEAREMHNRIVIHMAKLLSRNGVVAIVSLISPYRAVREYARKEIGDFIEVYVYAPLEVRIKRDPKGLYAKAIMGEIKGLTGYDGVYEEPENPEVKVDSSKMTPEEEVEAVIAKARELGYLH
- a CDS encoding alkaline phosphatase family protein, which gives rise to MFEEKVKEGMAETKKLFVIGLDSAPPELLFGKFYNELPNLRKLIERSIHGPMKTGIPAITIPMWMVMVTGKTPGELGLYGFRHRTGYSYTDYWIAHSKKVKELTLWDYLGKKGRKSVIVGVPPTYPPKPINGHLVSCFITPDASVDYTYPKELKGEIERLVGEYIFDVPFRKEAKDEVRDGLWEMTEKRFEVIRYLLQEKEWDYFHFVEIGLDRVHHAFWRYFDPEHHLYPGRGNKYETVIPDYWKLLDREIGKTLKLIDFGETAVMVVSDHGIKGMHGNFAVNQWLAEEGLLKVRDPEVLHDGKVKRFERLDVDWKETTAWGWGGYYSRVFLNVLGREKEGRVPLSKFEKVRDEVAEQIRSIRGPNGEKWDTRVYYPEDIYPVTKGSKPDIMVYFDNLNWRAAGTVGHPSNYLPENDTGPDDANHSEVGVFSLYLPGFDEGKQTQLEIYDVAPTVLTLFGLKEEANGLRGRSIL
- a CDS encoding DHH family phosphoesterase, with protein sequence MHLIVHHWDTDGITSAALLIKALGMEGFTNMTAPIGEFRFDGRIWRVMDGVEKLYVLDFNVPGEVEKVKVPTLFIDHHTQPKIKNPLVKQVNPSLDGSYYPSCSLVVSEHFDTFNAWTALGVAGDIGEKAFELEFVGKLLKEEGISKEEALKLVELMDSNYIAMDRGAVEEAVMVLLENEIRELPDYEPWVKKAEAIRRAIEDALSVVEERNGFAFSRFRSPYNVISKVARRFVWGMKYRGAVVINEDFHGKAQLYFRVSPEVAEGFNMVNLIEGVRQLGANAGGKREVLGCICEKGKVEEVLQLIESQMGW
- a CDS encoding type II toxin-antitoxin system VapC family toxin, whose product is MIVVDTSVFIDALFEYDKKRTELAKNLFRLIQELKIPVAEPDIFKVELIGQLVRRMPKDEAMSLYELLVGKIETVDTCGLREISFEIAFQTGCRAIDSFYISVAHSRRSALVSNDKFQVESAKNYGVNAFYLLEEFRELEEFLKDSTKG
- a CDS encoding antitoxin family protein yields the protein MEEIEVVYKNGVFKPVKKVRFKEGIHGKVIIEMGIADIIENFSRKVEKDALKEFLEERR